The following proteins come from a genomic window of Paramicrobacterium humi:
- a CDS encoding HAD family hydrolase, with product MIRLALFDLDDTLLDHRGAVIRGIHAHVGALGAPYGVGEVDVAALWHELEDAHYHRYLSGELSFAEQRRTRALEFAAAHGIVLDPDAADAWYDDYFQHYRDSWELFDDALACLDAVEQAGARIGVITNGEAGYQQVKLAQTGLEHRFAHVIASGTVGVAKPDPRIFQVACEAYGVSPAEALYVGDRLITDAAGAASAGLTGVWLNRFGEELPEGAIGHGHDSDADAAAIAREHGVTTITSLAELPALIGR from the coding sequence ATGATCAGGCTCGCACTGTTCGATCTCGACGACACGCTGCTCGATCATCGAGGCGCCGTCATTCGCGGCATCCACGCGCACGTCGGCGCGCTCGGCGCGCCCTACGGTGTGGGCGAGGTCGATGTCGCCGCGCTGTGGCATGAGCTCGAGGACGCGCACTACCACCGCTACCTCTCGGGAGAGCTGAGCTTTGCCGAGCAGCGCCGCACGCGGGCGCTCGAGTTCGCGGCCGCGCACGGCATCGTGCTCGATCCCGACGCGGCCGACGCCTGGTACGACGACTACTTCCAGCATTACCGCGACTCGTGGGAGCTGTTCGACGACGCTCTCGCGTGCCTCGATGCCGTCGAGCAGGCGGGAGCGCGCATCGGCGTCATCACCAACGGCGAGGCCGGCTACCAGCAGGTCAAGCTCGCCCAGACGGGGCTCGAGCACCGCTTCGCCCACGTCATCGCCTCGGGCACTGTCGGCGTGGCGAAGCCCGATCCGCGCATCTTCCAGGTGGCGTGCGAGGCGTACGGCGTCAGCCCGGCGGAGGCGTTGTATGTCGGCGACCGGCTCATCACGGATGCCGCGGGCGCGGCATCCGCCGGTCTCACCGGCGTGTGGCTCAACCGCTTCGGCGAGGAGCTGCCCGAGGGAGCGATCGGCCACGGTCACGATTCCGACGCGGACGCCGCGGCGATCGCCCGCGAGCACGGGGTCACGACGATCACGTCCCTCGCGGAGCTGCCCGCCTTGATCGGGCGCTGA